From the Phragmitibacter flavus genome, the window TGGCAGTAAATCATGAGATCGTTCATGGCTGAATAAATTGGGGTTTGATGCGCTGACCTTCGCGAAGATTGGCAGGAGAAAGAATGACTTGTTCGCCTAGGCGCAAGCCCTCTTGAATGCGAATGTATTGGTCGCGTTTATCGGCGGAAGGTTTTACCATTCGTTTGCTGATGCGATTGTTGTCAGCATCGAAGATCCAAACGGAGTTGTCGCTCAATGCGTCGATGGGAATCCACAGGGCCAAGTAATCAGATTCGCTGGAGGGAGACTCGGTTGAATCGGTCACAGACCCCAGAAACTCAACGCGGCAGAGCATCTCCGGGCGGAGCACATCGGATGGAGTCAGGATGCTCACCTTTGCCTGCAGGGTATTGCGTTGCAGGTCAGCTTCGCCGGTGATGCGGGTGACTTCCCCTTCAAAAACTTGATCTGGCAGCACACTGCAATGCACCTTGGTTCTTTGACCGACTTGGAGTTGGGCAGCATCAGCGAGGGGAACATCCACCCGAACCTGCAGCTTGGCTGGATCATAAAGCACCGCAAGCGTCGAGCTGTCGGGGTGATCCATGGCCAGCATTTTCTTTTCTCCAGGTGCGGCCATCAGACGAAGAATGCGGCCGGTGATGGGGGCAAGAATTTGGGTCCGATCCAGCGCCAATATTTCCTGAGCCAGCAACACACGGGACAAGTTGATTTCCTCGTCCTTGGTGACAACGGCAGCCTCTGACCGCGCAATTTCAGCAAGCTGCTCTTCGAGTTTAGCCCTGGCGGCTGCGAGGTTTGCCTGCTCTCGTTGCAGCCTTAGTCGGGCGGTGATGACATCCGAATCCGAGATGGCCCCTCCTTTGAGCTCCTCGAACCTTTTGAGTTGATCTTTGGCTTCAGATTCAAGCGTCTCTGCGGCGAGAATTTCAGCCTTGATGGAATCCCGTTTGCTGATCGCTGCCGTGACGGCAGAGACCGTGGAGGTTCTTTCTGCGGTTAGCATGCGAAGCTTCGCTTCTGCTGCCGCCAGTTTGAGCTTCGCGTCGTCATCGATCAGATTGGCAA encodes:
- a CDS encoding efflux RND transporter periplasmic adaptor subunit, whose product is MSSSIAFLSRNNAPDKPARRLPAWLLPMAILLGFAVIFLTLFRDRLLPAVEAKVATVLATSDVATSDLASTPSPREQTTLLFQASGWIEPDPYAVKASALIDGVVATIHVLEGQLVQKGDPIANLIDDDAKLKLAAAEAKLRMLTAERTSTVSAVTAAISKRDSIKAEILAAETLESEAKDQLKRFEELKGGAISDSDVITARLRLQREQANLAAARAKLEEQLAEIARSEAAVVTKDEEINLSRVLLAQEILALDRTQILAPITGRILRLMAAPGEKKMLAMDHPDSSTLAVLYDPAKLQVRVDVPLADAAQLQVGQRTKVHCSVLPDQVFEGEVTRITGEADLQRNTLQAKVSILTPSDVLRPEMLCRVEFLGSVTDSTESPSSESDYLALWIPIDALSDNSVWIFDADNNRISKRMVKPSADKRDQYIRIQEGLRLGEQVILSPANLREGQRIKPQFIQP